The following proteins come from a genomic window of Vicinamibacterales bacterium:
- a CDS encoding TetR/AcrR family transcriptional regulator: MAKSASASDRRTEILKSAAAAFRRRGYHGASVDEIASALEMTKGNLYYYFKNKEEILFACHDYSLDLLLTLMADVQAETSSPDAKLRKLVLAFVHLILDELHGTALTLDPEALSPVLFKRVIVKRDQFDQGVRAIIQQGIDEGLFKPGDPKLIEFAMMGAINWIPKWFAPEGPATSDQIGDAFVDYLVGGLLKK; the protein is encoded by the coding sequence ATGGCCAAGTCAGCCTCGGCGTCGGACCGCCGGACGGAAATCCTTAAGAGCGCCGCCGCCGCGTTCCGCCGGCGCGGCTATCACGGCGCGAGCGTTGACGAAATTGCGTCGGCGCTGGAAATGACCAAGGGCAATCTCTACTACTACTTCAAGAACAAGGAAGAGATTCTCTTCGCCTGCCACGATTACTCGCTGGACCTGCTGCTCACGCTGATGGCCGACGTGCAGGCGGAAACGTCCAGCCCGGACGCCAAGCTGCGCAAGCTGGTGCTCGCCTTCGTGCACCTGATCCTCGACGAACTCCACGGCACCGCCCTCACCCTCGACCCGGAAGCGCTGTCGCCGGTGCTCTTCAAGCGCGTGATCGTCAAGCGCGACCAGTTCGACCAGGGCGTGCGCGCGATCATTCAGCAGGGCATCGACGAGGGGCTGTTCAAGCCCGGCGACCCCAAGCTCATCGAGTTCGCGATGATGGGCGCCATCAACTGGATTCCGAAGTGGTTCGCTCCCGAAGGCCCGGCGACGTCCGATCAGATCGGCGACGCCTTTGTCGACTACCTGGTCGGCGGCCTTCTCAAGAAATAG
- a CDS encoding HD-GYP domain-containing protein encodes MRLVRIEELRAGDRLGRDIFARPEALPLLRAGIRVSDGYKRSLVRSGITAVWIDDGLSAGIEPIEMVAEATKQKARGAIADALREASETLATGGTLSRDTVRDMRGVAELIVGDVEQNVHSALALSDLANADSYTLKHSLAVTTLGLVLGSRVMRKYGWTDGDGHRRFDGIEDRLLELGVGLLLHDIGKLAVPPEILRKPGPLTGEEWTAMRAHPTLGFEILSKADGISLLSRAVVRSHHERWLGNGYPDGLAGTAIHLFARIAAVADVFDALTSDRHYRKAMPLREAYDFVVDRADRDFDREVVSVFQSSVAPYPPGTPVRLSDGRGGLVQEVQLGDVISPIIRVVVNAAGELIPPQVVDLSTAVDLTIVSTEVEIPAEVPLPH; translated from the coding sequence ATGAGACTGGTACGCATTGAGGAACTGCGAGCCGGCGACCGGCTGGGCCGGGACATCTTCGCCCGACCTGAGGCGCTGCCGCTGCTGCGGGCGGGAATCCGGGTATCGGACGGCTATAAGCGGTCCCTCGTGCGATCGGGGATTACCGCGGTCTGGATCGATGACGGGCTGTCGGCGGGCATCGAGCCGATCGAGATGGTAGCCGAGGCCACCAAGCAGAAGGCGCGGGGAGCGATTGCCGACGCGCTTCGAGAGGCATCCGAGACGCTGGCGACCGGAGGCACGTTATCGAGAGACACCGTCCGGGACATGCGGGGGGTGGCTGAACTGATCGTCGGGGACGTGGAGCAGAATGTCCACTCGGCGCTCGCGCTCAGCGACCTCGCCAACGCCGATTCCTACACGCTCAAGCATTCGCTTGCCGTAACCACCCTCGGCCTCGTGCTGGGCTCGCGGGTGATGCGGAAGTACGGATGGACCGATGGCGATGGCCACCGGCGCTTCGACGGCATCGAGGACCGCCTGTTGGAACTCGGGGTCGGCCTACTGTTGCACGACATCGGCAAGCTGGCCGTGCCCCCGGAGATCCTCCGAAAACCAGGGCCCCTGACAGGCGAAGAGTGGACCGCAATGCGGGCTCACCCAACGCTGGGCTTCGAGATTCTCTCAAAGGCCGACGGCATCAGTCTCCTCTCGCGCGCCGTCGTGCGATCACACCACGAACGGTGGCTCGGTAACGGGTATCCCGACGGCTTGGCTGGGACCGCCATTCATTTGTTCGCCCGGATCGCGGCCGTGGCGGATGTGTTCGATGCGCTGACCTCGGATCGGCACTACCGCAAGGCCATGCCGCTGCGCGAGGCCTACGACTTCGTGGTGGACCGCGCCGATCGAGATTTCGACCGCGAGGTGGTCAGTGTCTTTCAGTCGTCGGTAGCCCCGTATCCACCCGGCACCCCGGTCCGGCTCTCCGACGGCCGTGGCGGCCTGGTCCAGGAGGTGCAATTGGGGGATGTGATATCGCCCATCATCCGCGTCGTCGTGAATGCCGCAGGTGAGCTGATACCCCCTCAGGTCGTCGACCTGTCGACGGCCGTGGACCTCACCATCGTCTCGACAGAGGTCGAGATTCCCGCCGAGGTGCCGTTACCTCACTGA
- the boxC gene encoding 2,3-epoxybenzoyl-CoA dihydrolase, which yields MEHTVTAPSVTFETSPAQYQHWKLTVDGNVATLAMDVNEDRGMRPNDYKLKLNSYDLGVDIELADVLQRLRFEHPEVHAVVLTSLKPRIFCAGANIFMLGTSSHAFKVNFCKFTNETRLGMEDMSAHSGIKFMAAVNGICAGGGYELALACDEILLVDDGSASVGLPETPLLGVLPGTGGLTRVVDKRKVRRDLADDFSTLVEGVRGKRAVEGRFVDAVYPTSKFQEAVARRANELAAQSDRPQAGPGVTLGPLNPSIDGDTIQYKYVKVVIDRAKRRCALTIAAPDSPQPATPDEFLAAGDQSWAIRAFRELDDALLRLRLNEPEIGTVVLRATGDPKAVLAVDASLDAHKSHWLVREIVSLIRRTLKRVDLTSRSFFALIEPGNAFAGTLFELALAADRVYMLDHPDEPNSIALSVMNGGAYPMSNGITRLQVRFLGEPDSVGTALSHDGPFDAQEALAAGLVFSAPDDIDWDDEVRMALEARAAFSPDALTGMEANLRFAGPETMETKIFGRLTAWQNWIFQRPNAVGERGALMTYGREGRPTFDFKRT from the coding sequence GTGGAACACACCGTGACGGCCCCGTCTGTGACCTTTGAGACCTCTCCCGCGCAATACCAGCACTGGAAGCTGACCGTGGACGGCAATGTCGCGACGCTCGCCATGGATGTGAACGAAGACCGCGGCATGCGGCCCAACGATTACAAGCTCAAGCTCAATTCGTACGACCTCGGCGTCGACATCGAGTTGGCCGACGTGCTCCAGCGGCTGCGCTTCGAACACCCCGAGGTCCACGCGGTTGTGCTCACCAGCCTCAAGCCGCGCATCTTCTGCGCCGGCGCCAACATCTTCATGCTCGGCACCTCGAGCCACGCCTTCAAGGTGAACTTCTGCAAGTTCACCAACGAGACGCGGCTGGGCATGGAAGACATGAGCGCCCACAGCGGCATCAAGTTCATGGCCGCCGTGAACGGCATTTGCGCCGGCGGCGGCTACGAGCTGGCGCTGGCCTGCGATGAGATCCTGCTCGTGGACGACGGCAGCGCGTCGGTGGGGCTGCCGGAAACCCCGCTCCTGGGCGTGCTGCCCGGCACCGGCGGGCTGACCCGCGTCGTTGACAAGCGCAAGGTGCGGCGCGACCTCGCCGACGACTTCAGCACGCTGGTCGAAGGCGTGCGCGGCAAGCGCGCCGTGGAAGGCCGCTTTGTCGACGCGGTGTATCCCACCAGCAAGTTCCAGGAGGCCGTCGCCAGGCGCGCGAACGAGCTGGCGGCGCAATCCGACCGGCCGCAGGCGGGCCCCGGCGTCACGCTCGGCCCGCTCAACCCGTCGATCGACGGCGACACTATCCAGTACAAGTATGTGAAGGTGGTGATCGATCGCGCCAAGCGGCGGTGCGCGCTGACCATCGCCGCGCCGGACTCGCCCCAGCCCGCCACGCCGGATGAATTCCTGGCCGCCGGCGATCAGTCGTGGGCCATCCGCGCGTTCCGCGAACTGGACGACGCGCTGCTGCGGCTGCGGCTCAACGAGCCGGAGATCGGGACCGTGGTGCTGCGCGCCACGGGCGACCCGAAGGCGGTGCTCGCGGTGGACGCCTCGCTCGACGCCCACAAGTCCCACTGGCTCGTGCGCGAGATCGTCAGCCTGATTCGCCGCACGCTGAAGCGCGTGGACCTGACCTCGCGCAGCTTCTTCGCGCTGATCGAGCCGGGCAACGCGTTTGCCGGCACGCTCTTCGAGCTCGCGCTCGCCGCCGATCGCGTCTACATGCTCGACCATCCCGACGAGCCGAACTCCATCGCACTGTCGGTGATGAACGGCGGCGCCTATCCGATGAGCAACGGCATCACGCGCCTGCAGGTGCGGTTCCTTGGCGAGCCCGACTCCGTGGGCACGGCGCTCTCGCACGACGGCCCGTTCGACGCGCAGGAAGCGCTGGCGGCCGGTCTCGTGTTCTCGGCCCCCGACGACATCGACTGGGACGACGAGGTGCGCATGGCGCTCGAGGCACGGGCGGCGTTCTCGCCCGACGCGCTGACCGGCATGGAGGCCAACCTGCGCTTCGCCGGACCGGAAACGATGGAGACCAAGATCTTCGGGCGCCTCACCGCCTGGCAGAACTGGATTTTCCAGCGGCCCAACGCGGTGGGTGAGCGCGGCGCGCTGATGACCTACGGCCGCGAAGGCCGGCCGACTTTCGACTTCAAGCGGACGTAG
- the boxB gene encoding benzoyl-CoA 2,3-epoxidase subunit BoxB, which yields MISAERIPNNVNLSDNKRLLRALEHWQPAYLDWWRDMGPPGFQDSHQVYLRTAVSVDAAGWAHFDYVKLPEYRWGIFLAEPTHDRRIGFGDFKGQPVWQEVPGEFRNQLRRLIVIQGDTEPASVEQQRSLGAHCPSLYDLRNLFQVNVEEGRHLWAMVYLLHSHFGRDGREEAEALLERRSGNDDTPRMLEAFNEPIDTWLDFFAFTMFTDRDGKSQLLSLSESSLDPLSRTTRFMLTEEAHHMFVGETGIARILERTCQLLRESGFSGDVRRAGGIDLPLIQKFVNFWFSQSLDLHGSEVSSNAAAYFSNGLKGRAEEDKFDDDHVLAANMYVLDMMDDSGRIIREEVPMRNALNEVLRDWYVGDCQAGVDRWNKRVLEAHGMSDRIVLPSRKFHRKVGVYAGKHFDPYGNPLTTEEWERKKYEWLPSPEDKQFLHSIQATPVYKPGQFANYIAPPQRGINRQPIDFEYVRTEA from the coding sequence ATGATTTCCGCCGAACGCATTCCCAATAACGTCAACCTGTCCGACAACAAGCGGCTGCTGCGCGCGCTCGAGCACTGGCAGCCGGCCTACCTCGATTGGTGGCGCGACATGGGGCCGCCCGGGTTCCAGGACAGCCACCAGGTCTACCTCCGCACCGCCGTCAGCGTCGACGCCGCGGGCTGGGCGCACTTCGACTACGTCAAGCTGCCCGAATACCGCTGGGGCATCTTCCTGGCCGAGCCGACGCACGATCGCCGCATTGGCTTTGGCGACTTCAAGGGCCAGCCGGTCTGGCAGGAAGTGCCGGGCGAGTTCCGCAACCAGCTCCGCCGGCTGATCGTCATCCAGGGCGACACTGAGCCCGCGAGCGTGGAGCAGCAGCGGTCGCTCGGCGCGCACTGCCCGAGCCTCTACGACCTGCGCAACCTGTTCCAGGTGAACGTCGAGGAAGGCCGTCACCTCTGGGCGATGGTCTACCTGCTGCACTCGCACTTCGGCCGCGACGGCCGCGAGGAAGCGGAAGCGCTGCTCGAGCGCCGCAGCGGCAACGACGACACCCCGCGCATGCTCGAGGCATTCAACGAGCCGATCGACACCTGGCTCGACTTCTTCGCCTTCACGATGTTCACCGATCGCGACGGCAAGTCGCAGCTGCTGTCGCTGTCGGAAAGCTCGCTGGATCCGCTGTCGCGCACCACGCGCTTCATGCTGACCGAAGAGGCGCACCACATGTTCGTCGGCGAGACCGGCATCGCCCGCATCCTCGAGCGCACCTGCCAGTTGCTGCGCGAGTCCGGCTTCTCCGGCGACGTCCGCCGGGCCGGCGGCATCGACCTGCCGCTCATCCAGAAGTTCGTCAACTTCTGGTTCAGCCAGAGCCTCGACCTGCACGGCAGCGAAGTGTCGAGCAACGCCGCCGCCTATTTCTCGAACGGCCTCAAGGGCCGCGCCGAAGAAGACAAGTTCGACGACGACCACGTGCTGGCGGCCAACATGTACGTGCTCGACATGATGGACGACAGCGGCCGCATCATCCGCGAGGAGGTGCCGATGCGCAACGCGCTGAACGAGGTGCTGCGCGACTGGTACGTCGGCGACTGCCAGGCCGGCGTCGATCGCTGGAACAAGCGCGTGCTCGAGGCGCACGGCATGTCGGACCGCATCGTGCTGCCGTCGCGCAAGTTCCACCGCAAGGTGGGTGTCTATGCCGGCAAGCACTTCGACCCCTACGGCAACCCGCTGACCACCGAAGAGTGGGAGCGCAAGAAGTACGAGTGGCTGCCCTCGCCCGAGGACAAGCAGTTCCTCCACAGCATCCAGGCCACCCCGGTCTACAAGCCGGGCCAGTTCGCCAACTACATCGCGCCGCCGCAGCGTGGCATCAACCGGCAGCCGATCGACTTCGAGTACGTTCGGACGGAGGCCTGA
- a CDS encoding 3-hydroxyacyl-CoA dehydrogenase NAD-binding domain-containing protein, translating to MDVKTVAVLGAGTMGHGIAHAAMAAGYATALYDVSPAQLDKGKAAIDAVIQKGVELGKVTADEAASMRARLRSCTVVADAVRDADIVIEAAPEKIDLKLALFREVEAAAPAHAVLASNTSALSITEMAAVLANPGRMGGMHFFNPVHRMKLIEVVKALETTPETIAVMEAVSAKMGKETVLVRESPGFVTSRINAMIGNEAFYMLQEGVASARDIDKALKLGLNHPMGPFELVDLVGLDTRLSILQYLHRTLGEKFRPCPLLEQHVRDGRLGRKAGKGVYDY from the coding sequence ATGGACGTTAAGACGGTTGCGGTTCTCGGCGCCGGGACGATGGGCCACGGCATTGCGCATGCGGCGATGGCCGCCGGCTACGCCACGGCGCTCTACGATGTCTCGCCGGCGCAGTTGGACAAGGGCAAGGCCGCGATCGACGCCGTGATCCAGAAGGGCGTCGAGTTGGGCAAGGTCACGGCTGATGAGGCGGCGTCAATGCGCGCGCGCCTCCGGTCGTGCACCGTCGTCGCTGACGCCGTGCGCGACGCCGACATCGTGATCGAGGCGGCGCCGGAGAAGATCGACCTCAAGCTGGCGCTCTTCCGCGAGGTGGAAGCGGCGGCGCCGGCCCACGCCGTGCTGGCCTCGAACACCTCGGCGCTCAGCATCACCGAGATGGCCGCGGTGCTGGCCAACCCCGGCCGCATGGGCGGCATGCACTTCTTCAACCCCGTGCATCGCATGAAGCTGATCGAAGTGGTGAAGGCGCTCGAGACCACGCCCGAGACGATCGCGGTGATGGAAGCGGTGTCGGCGAAGATGGGGAAGGAGACGGTGCTGGTCAGGGAGTCACCGGGCTTCGTCACCTCGCGCATCAACGCGATGATCGGCAACGAAGCGTTCTACATGCTGCAGGAAGGCGTGGCCAGCGCGCGCGACATCGACAAGGCGCTGAAGCTCGGGTTGAACCACCCGATGGGGCCGTTCGAACTGGTGGACCTGGTGGGGCTCGACACCCGCCTGAGCATCCTGCAGTACCTGCACCGGACGCTCGGCGAGAAGTTCCGCCCCTGCCCCCTGCTCGAGCAGCACGTCCGCGACGGACGGCTGGGCCGCAAGGCCGGCAAGGGCGTTTACGACTACTGA
- a CDS encoding DUF5777 family beta-barrel protein: MRILRLFMLWLGFAMVAAAPALAQTPPGTPPAAGAQEDDPDQDPNKAQPDFGLATLATNLRLPRHKMAFRMTHRFARPLGQGDLSDLVDDFFGFDSGALIGLEVRYGLVRGGQIGIYRTSDRTIQFFGQYELKSQRNFPVGVSVLATAEGTDNFRDSYSPGIAAVISREIGDRAALYVQPAWVNNSNPQPAELVDDNDTTMVGLGARVRVRKSTYLVLEATPRVAGHDPGATLVSFGIEQQAGGHLFQINFSNGVGTTLANVARGGSSHDDWYIGFNLSRKFY, encoded by the coding sequence GTGAGAATCCTTCGACTGTTCATGCTGTGGTTGGGATTTGCCATGGTGGCCGCCGCGCCGGCCCTGGCCCAGACGCCTCCGGGGACACCCCCGGCGGCCGGCGCCCAGGAAGACGATCCGGACCAGGATCCCAACAAGGCGCAGCCCGACTTCGGCCTCGCGACGCTGGCGACCAACTTGCGGCTGCCGCGCCACAAGATGGCATTCCGGATGACGCATCGATTCGCCCGTCCGCTCGGCCAGGGCGACCTGTCGGATCTGGTCGATGATTTCTTCGGGTTCGACTCAGGCGCGCTGATCGGCCTGGAAGTCCGCTACGGCCTGGTGCGAGGCGGACAGATTGGCATCTACCGCACTTCCGATCGCACGATCCAGTTCTTCGGTCAGTACGAACTCAAATCGCAGAGGAACTTTCCCGTGGGCGTCAGCGTCCTCGCCACCGCCGAAGGGACCGACAACTTCCGCGACAGTTACTCGCCGGGAATCGCCGCCGTGATTTCACGCGAGATTGGTGACCGCGCGGCGCTGTACGTGCAGCCGGCCTGGGTCAACAACTCCAATCCGCAGCCGGCCGAGTTGGTTGACGACAACGACACCACCATGGTCGGCCTGGGAGCGCGCGTACGCGTGCGCAAGTCGACGTACCTGGTGTTGGAGGCCACGCCACGGGTGGCCGGCCACGATCCCGGAGCCACCCTGGTGTCGTTCGGCATCGAGCAGCAAGCGGGCGGACACCTGTTCCAGATCAACTTCTCGAACGGGGTTGGAACGACGCTGGCCAACGTCGCACGGGGCGGCAGTTCACACGATGACTGGTATATTGGATTCAATCTGTCGCGGAAGTTCTACTAG
- a CDS encoding cupredoxin domain-containing protein: protein MTALTTFIADSVAAAGTALLLGMAVMPPAQQDPAAASAPRIIEVVAKKFAFEPARIEVTEGEHIRLVVTSADGVHGVAIKKFKVEKTVPRGGTAVTIDFFALAPGEFPILCSEYCGKGHDDMQGLLVVTTRK, encoded by the coding sequence GTGACCGCCCTCACGACATTTATTGCAGATTCAGTTGCCGCGGCGGGGACGGCGCTCCTGTTGGGTATGGCAGTGATGCCACCGGCCCAACAGGACCCCGCCGCGGCTTCTGCGCCACGGATCATCGAAGTGGTGGCGAAGAAGTTCGCGTTCGAGCCGGCCCGCATCGAGGTGACCGAAGGCGAGCACATCCGGCTGGTCGTAACCTCGGCCGACGGCGTCCACGGAGTCGCGATCAAGAAGTTCAAGGTCGAAAAGACCGTCCCGCGCGGCGGCACCGCCGTGACAATCGACTTCTTCGCCTTGGCCCCTGGCGAGTTCCCCATCCTCTGTTCCGAATACTGCGGCAAAGGCCACGACGACATGCAGGGCCTGCTCGTAGTCACGACGCGAAAATAA
- a CDS encoding sigma-54 dependent transcriptional regulator, translating into MAGSILLADDEAKILKTLGRALRDEGYEVTTASNAREAARCLSERAFDLLIIDFLMPDRTGLDVIRELAASTPEAERPAIVMMTAHGSIESAVEAMKLGARDYLQKPFDVDELLVLTRRALEDQRARTGLRYLLSERDAEFDHYGIIGRSRPIRDVITRAEMVAESKSTVLVTGETGTGKELVARAIHARSAQRNMPMIKVNCAAIPETLLESELFGHVRGAFTGATFTKKGRFALAEGGTIFLDEIGTITLSVQAKLLRVLQDREFEPLGAERTQRVDVRVIAATNRDLRQLVSEGRFLEDLFYRLNVIPIEMPPLRERPEDIPLLVDHFVRRFAERTGKKIEGVDEKAMAELAGYGWPGNVRELENTIERAVVLATSTRLTSQSVWLMSATATPATAAVPSLKLHQNLEWAERETMRRALEQARGVKKDAAELMGISQRALSHYLAKHRLEG; encoded by the coding sequence ATGGCCGGCAGCATCCTCCTCGCCGACGACGAAGCAAAGATCCTCAAGACCCTCGGCCGCGCCCTGCGGGACGAGGGTTACGAAGTGACCACGGCGTCGAATGCGCGCGAGGCCGCGCGCTGCCTGAGCGAGCGCGCGTTCGACCTGCTGATCATCGACTTCCTGATGCCGGACCGCACCGGCCTCGACGTAATCCGCGAGCTGGCGGCGTCCACGCCGGAGGCCGAGCGCCCGGCCATCGTGATGATGACCGCGCACGGCAGCATCGAAAGCGCGGTCGAAGCCATGAAACTGGGCGCCCGCGACTACCTGCAGAAGCCCTTCGACGTGGACGAGCTGCTGGTGCTGACCCGCCGCGCCCTCGAGGATCAGCGCGCCCGCACCGGCCTGCGCTACCTGCTCAGCGAGCGCGACGCGGAGTTCGATCACTACGGGATCATCGGGCGCAGCCGGCCGATTCGCGACGTCATCACCCGCGCCGAGATGGTCGCCGAATCCAAGAGCACCGTGCTCGTCACCGGCGAGACCGGCACCGGCAAGGAGCTGGTCGCGCGCGCCATTCACGCCCGCAGCGCGCAGCGCAACATGCCGATGATCAAGGTCAACTGCGCGGCCATCCCCGAGACGCTGCTGGAGTCGGAGCTGTTCGGGCACGTTCGCGGCGCCTTCACCGGCGCCACCTTCACCAAGAAGGGCCGCTTCGCGCTGGCCGAAGGCGGCACCATCTTCCTCGACGAGATCGGCACCATCACGCTGTCGGTCCAGGCCAAGCTGTTGCGCGTCCTGCAGGACCGCGAGTTCGAGCCGCTCGGCGCCGAGCGCACGCAGCGGGTGGACGTCCGCGTGATCGCCGCCACCAATCGCGACCTCCGCCAGCTGGTGTCGGAGGGACGGTTCCTCGAGGACTTGTTCTATCGGCTGAACGTGATCCCGATCGAGATGCCCCCGTTGCGGGAACGGCCGGAGGACATTCCCCTCCTCGTTGACCACTTCGTGCGGCGGTTTGCCGAACGGACCGGGAAGAAGATCGAAGGTGTGGACGAGAAGGCGATGGCGGAGCTCGCCGGCTACGGCTGGCCGGGCAACGTGCGCGAACTGGAGAACACCATCGAGCGCGCCGTCGTCCTCGCCACCAGCACCCGGCTGACGAGCCAATCGGTGTGGCTGATGAGCGCCACCGCGACACCGGCGACGGCGGCGGTCCCGTCCCTCAAGCTCCACCAGAATCTCGAGTGGGCGGAACGGGAAACCATGCGGCGGGCCCTGGAGCAGGCGCGAGGGGTCAAGAAGGACGCCGCCGAGCTGATGGGCATCAGCCAGCGCGCCCTCAGCCACTACCTGGCGAAGCATCGCCTCGAAGGCTGA
- a CDS encoding ATP-binding protein, with protein sequence MRVLGSITNRIFLASALLAMLSIGAAVYFVSARMTSQTEAELQRDLTEAATLVDEQRRTQFENVSRTARLIADLPKFKAVVEIGDRPTLQPIAADYRLQAGADLLMVSGPHGELLGLAGEPATQPASASAADLKLALEGKVTPAFWQHPSGVLEVVSVPVTLGLERPEVLGVLSIGYLLDDRRAAQFKALTGADIAFAMGGAVRASTLGPASREALAALLAGSHPGRIVIGTEEYVALTQPLGPGGAPRDPAAIVLRSRSERLRSLGAIQAALAGIALGATLLAIVVSYGVARTISRPLATITDHMRQIAATGDLTRKIPTRRQGGWDDDDAHMLATTFNLLTDSIVRFQREAGQRERLSSLGRLSTVIAHEVRNPLMIIKGALRTLARDGATAADVRDAATDIDGEIDRLNRLVNDVLDVARPIRFDPAPTDVNRVCRDAAAAVAAGQGQPVALELGAGLPELVTDGERLRTVLINLLANAQHAVEDTPGAAVGLLTRATGDRRIAITIRDNGKGIADEDLPRIFDPYFTTRRAGTGLGLAIAKNIVDGLGGAITVATRAGEGTEFRVELGDAPARSEG encoded by the coding sequence ATGCGCGTGCTGGGCTCGATCACCAATCGCATCTTCCTGGCCAGCGCGCTGCTGGCCATGCTGTCGATCGGCGCCGCGGTCTATTTCGTCAGCGCGCGCATGACCAGCCAGACGGAAGCCGAGCTGCAGCGCGACCTCACCGAGGCGGCGACGCTGGTGGACGAGCAACGGCGCACGCAGTTCGAGAATGTCAGCCGCACCGCGCGGCTGATCGCCGACCTTCCCAAGTTCAAGGCCGTGGTCGAAATTGGCGACCGGCCGACGCTGCAACCGATCGCCGCCGACTACCGGCTGCAGGCCGGCGCCGACCTGTTGATGGTCAGCGGTCCCCACGGCGAGCTGCTCGGCCTGGCCGGCGAACCGGCCACGCAGCCCGCCTCGGCGTCGGCGGCCGATCTCAAGCTGGCCCTCGAAGGCAAGGTGACGCCGGCGTTCTGGCAACATCCGAGTGGCGTCCTGGAAGTGGTCAGCGTGCCGGTCACGCTCGGCCTCGAACGCCCGGAGGTGCTCGGGGTGCTGAGCATCGGCTACCTGCTCGACGACCGGCGCGCGGCCCAGTTCAAGGCGCTGACCGGCGCCGACATCGCGTTCGCCATGGGCGGCGCGGTCCGCGCCTCGACCCTGGGGCCGGCATCGCGCGAGGCCCTGGCGGCCCTGCTGGCGGGGTCGCACCCCGGGCGCATCGTGATCGGCACCGAGGAGTACGTGGCGCTCACGCAGCCGCTGGGCCCCGGCGGCGCGCCGCGGGACCCCGCGGCCATCGTGCTGCGCTCGCGCAGCGAGCGCCTGCGGTCGCTCGGCGCCATCCAGGCCGCCCTCGCCGGCATCGCCCTGGGCGCCACGCTGCTCGCCATTGTCGTCAGCTACGGCGTGGCGCGCACCATTTCCCGACCGCTCGCCACCATCACCGATCACATGCGCCAGATCGCGGCGACCGGCGACCTCACCCGCAAGATCCCCACCCGGCGGCAGGGCGGCTGGGATGACGACGATGCGCACATGCTGGCGACGACGTTCAACCTGCTGACGGACTCGATCGTCCGGTTCCAGCGCGAGGCCGGTCAGCGCGAGCGGCTGTCGTCGCTCGGCCGGCTCTCCACCGTCATCGCCCACGAGGTCCGCAATCCGCTGATGATCATCAAGGGCGCGCTGCGCACGCTCGCGCGTGACGGCGCCACGGCCGCCGACGTGCGCGATGCGGCGACCGACATCGACGGCGAGATCGACCGCCTCAACCGGCTGGTCAACGATGTGCTCGACGTGGCGCGGCCGATCCGCTTCGACCCGGCGCCCACCGACGTCAACCGGGTCTGCCGCGACGCGGCGGCCGCCGTCGCCGCCGGCCAGGGCCAGCCGGTCGCCCTCGAGCTCGGCGCCGGCTTGCCGGAACTGGTCACCGACGGTGAACGCCTCCGCACCGTGCTGATCAACCTCCTGGCCAATGCCCAGCATGCCGTGGAAGACACGCCGGGCGCCGCCGTCGGGCTGCTCACGCGCGCCACCGGCGACCGCCGCATCGCCATCACCATCCGTGACAACGGCAAGGGCATCGCCGACGAGGACCTGCCCCGCATCTTCGACCCGTACTTCACGACACGGCGCGCCGGCACCGGCCTCGGCCTGGCCATCGCCAAGAACATCGTTGACGGCCTCGGCGGCGCCATCACCGTCGCGACCCGGGCCGGCGAGGGCACCGAGTTTCGGGTCGAACTCGGCGACGCCCCGGCACGAAGTGAAGGCTGA
- a CDS encoding carboxypeptidase regulatory-like domain-containing protein, whose amino-acid sequence MPAQASPAGTGIRGRLDIRRLARPAERRPDVASPGAPGPRDVADLRRGVVYLESAPRAAFDEREPGRAVMDQRNERFVPHVLAVMVGTLVDFPNNDRTYHNVFSLSRARRFDLGRYAAGKSKAVRMDRPGVVRVFCDIHSHMNAFVLVFNHPFFDVTEDDGRYVLPAVPAGTYSVVGWYEGEPRLTRSVVVPASGWAEADLVVP is encoded by the coding sequence ATGCCGGCGCAAGCCTCGCCCGCCGGCACCGGCATCCGCGGCCGCCTCGACATCCGGCGCCTGGCACGGCCCGCCGAGCGGCGGCCCGACGTCGCCTCTCCGGGCGCGCCGGGGCCGCGTGATGTCGCCGACCTGCGCCGCGGAGTCGTCTACCTGGAGTCGGCGCCGCGCGCGGCGTTTGACGAGCGCGAGCCGGGCCGGGCGGTGATGGACCAGCGCAACGAGCGCTTCGTGCCCCACGTCCTGGCCGTGATGGTCGGCACCCTCGTGGACTTTCCCAACAACGATCGCACGTACCACAACGTCTTTTCGTTGTCGCGGGCGCGGCGCTTCGACCTGGGCCGCTACGCCGCGGGCAAGTCCAAGGCGGTCCGCATGGACCGCCCCGGCGTGGTCCGCGTCTTCTGCGACATCCACTCGCACATGAACGCGTTCGTGCTGGTCTTCAATCACCCCTTCTTCGACGTGACCGAAGATGACGGCCGCTACGTCCTGCCCGCGGTACCCGCCGGCACCTACTCGGTGGTCGGGTGGTACGAGGGCGAGCCGCGCCTCACGCGCTCGGTCGTGGTGCCGGCCTCCGGATGGGCCGAGGCCGATCTGGTGGTGCCGTGA